The proteins below come from a single Stomoxys calcitrans chromosome 1, idStoCalc2.1, whole genome shotgun sequence genomic window:
- the LOC131994150 gene encoding uncharacterized protein LOC131994150, translating to MSQKHSQAKCRVCSSQHHLRLCPDFNRMSVAARWEAVKSRGYCFNCLCLSHTREWCRSRNKCEVCNKAHHTKLHTDKIQQQSEENRSKNLSNPVTQCKNSMSKKEQGTRKPVQERLGKKLPTNVFMPTALAKIITTEGPQKARLLISSGQVQTLIAKSLVHRLSLPTTIADDKEFCIVYLLSYHDHTTKLQVRGLVKNHLSITMPPTSSDKKFQSIYGHIIDLADPHFYNPKDVEIIIGSDLVASVLRAGLIQTSKNMPVLQSTIFGWVVSGACTL from the coding sequence CCAAGCCAAATGTCGAGTATGTTCAAGTCAACATCATCTGAGATTGTGTCCTGATTTTAATCGAATGTCAGTAGCAGCACGATGGGAAGCTGTCAAAAGCCGTGGCTATTGTTTTAATTGCCTTTGCCTATCACATACTCGGGAATGGTGTCGCTCTCGTAATAAATGTGAAGTATGTAACAAAGCGCACCACACTAAGCTTCATACCGACAAAATACAACAACAGTCAGAGGAAAACCGAAGTAAAAATCTGTCCAACCCGGTCACACAATGTAAGAACTCCATGTCGAAAAAGGAACAGGGGACTAGAAAACCAGTCCAAGAAAGACTAGGCAAAAAATTACCTACCAATGTTTTTATGCCAACCGCTTTGGCCAAAATTATTACAACAGAGGGACCCCAAAAGGCAAGATTATTGATAAGCTCCGGTCAAGTACAAACACTCATTGCAAAGTCGCTTGTACATCGTTTaagtcttccaacaactatagcCGACGATAAAGAGTTCTGTATTGTGTATCTTCTGTCATACCACGACCATACGACCAAATTGCAGGTGCGCGGTTTAGTTAAAAACCACCTATCAATTACTATGCCACCAACATCATCCGATAAAAAATTCCAAAGCATATATGGCCACATAATCGACTTAGCCGATCCTCACTTTTATAATCCCAAGGATGTCGAAATAATTATTGGTAGCGACTTGGTGGCCTCCGTTCTACGGGCTGGTCTTATACAGACTTCAAAGAATATGCCAGTATTACAAAGCACCATTTTCGGTTGGGTGGTTTCAGGAGCTTGTACTCTCTAA